In the genome of Tsukamurella paurometabola DSM 20162, the window GAAGGAGGGCGCCGAAATGTCCAATCCGTTGTCCGGGCCCGGGGGTCAGAACCAGCCGGGAGGTGCCGGCGGGCGGAGGCTCCCGACCAAGCCGAACGGCTGGCCGATCGGCTCCTACACCACCTACGCCGAGGCGCAGCGCGCCGTGGACTACCTCTCCGATCAGGAGTTCCCGGTGCAGAACGTGACCATCGTGGGCGTCGACCTGATGCAGGTCGAGCGGATCACGGGCCGTCTCACGTGGGGGCGCGTGCTGGGTGCGGGTGCGGGATCCGGTGCCTGGCTGGGCCTGTTCTTCGGTCTGCTCGTCGGCCTGGTGATGGGCCAGCTTGCGACCACCGTGATCGCCGGTGTGATCGGCGGCGTGGTCTTCGGCCTCATCTCGACCGCCGTGCCGTACGCCGCTTCGCGCGGCACTCGCGATTTCTCGTCGACGATGCAGCTCGTGGCGGGTCGCTACGACGTGCTGTGCGATCCGCACCATGCGGAGCAGGCGCGGGACATGCTCGCCCGCCTCAACATCCAGTAACCGCACCAGCGGTCGATGACGCCGCCCCGCCACGTAGTCGTGGCGGGGCGGCGTTCGTCGTTGCGGCGCAGATCGCGGCGAAACTATTTACCGGGTCCAACAGTCCTGCTAAATTGCGAGGAGGTGATAGGAATCACAAGGAGGACTCTCATGGCTGACATCCTGGGACGCACCGGCGCCACCGCATTCGACCAGGGGTACGTCGACACCCTCGCCGACCTGTCCGACGGATCGGTGCACCGTCGATTCGATCCGTACCTCGATATCGACTGGGAATCGCCCGAACTCCGCCTCGATCCGAACGACCCGCGCTGGGTGCTGCCGCCCACTCTCGATTCGCTCGGTGCCACCCGGTGGTACCGCGACCTGCCACTGGAGCGCCAGATCGAGATCGGGAAGTGGCGTATGGCCAACACCATCAAGGTGGGAGCGGCCTTCGAATCGATCCTGATCCGCGGAATGATGCAATACATCATGAAGCTCCCGAACAAGTCGCCGGAGTTCCGCTACTGCCTCCACGAGATGACGGAGGAGTGCAACCACATCCAGATGTTCCAGGAGCTGGTGAACCGCATCGACGTCGACGTGCCCGGTATGCGCAAGCGATTCCGCCGCGCGTCGCCGATGATCGGCGTGCTGGGCGGCTACGCCCACGTGATCCTCTTCATGGGCATTCTCGGCGGCGAAGAGCCGATCGACCACTACCAGAAGGCGATCATGCGGCACGGCGGTGAACTGCCGCCGCTCGTGTTGCGCACCATGCAGATCCACGTCGCCGAGGAGGCCCGGCACATCACCTTCGCGCACGAATTCCTGCACGCGCATCTACAGGGGATGACGAAGCGGCAGAAGCGGATCTGCGCGCTGGCCTTCCCGCTCGCGATGCGCTGGCTGGTGGGCGAGATCTTCACTCCGCCCAAGGAATTCTTCGAGCTGTTCGACGTGCCACGCGAGGTCAGGCGTGAGGCCTTCTGGCGCGGCCCTATCGCCCGCGCTCTGTTGAACGACTACTTCGCCGAGATGCGTGCCCTCGCCGACGACCTCGGTTTGATGACGCCGACGGGTCGGCGGATCTGGAAGTTGCTCAAGATCGACGGCCATCACGCCCGCTACCGCGGCGAACCCA includes:
- a CDS encoding AurF N-oxygenase family protein, giving the protein MADILGRTGATAFDQGYVDTLADLSDGSVHRRFDPYLDIDWESPELRLDPNDPRWVLPPTLDSLGATRWYRDLPLERQIEIGKWRMANTIKVGAAFESILIRGMMQYIMKLPNKSPEFRYCLHEMTEECNHIQMFQELVNRIDVDVPGMRKRFRRASPMIGVLGGYAHVILFMGILGGEEPIDHYQKAIMRHGGELPPLVLRTMQIHVAEEARHITFAHEFLHAHLQGMTKRQKRICALAFPLAMRWLVGEIFTPPKEFFELFDVPREVRREAFWRGPIARALLNDYFAEMRALADDLGLMTPTGRRIWKLLKIDGHHARYRGEPTRPAQAA
- a CDS encoding general stress protein — encoded protein: MSNPLSGPGGQNQPGGAGGRRLPTKPNGWPIGSYTTYAEAQRAVDYLSDQEFPVQNVTIVGVDLMQVERITGRLTWGRVLGAGAGSGAWLGLFFGLLVGLVMGQLATTVIAGVIGGVVFGLISTAVPYAASRGTRDFSSTMQLVAGRYDVLCDPHHAEQARDMLARLNIQ